A genomic stretch from Maniola jurtina chromosome 26, ilManJurt1.1, whole genome shotgun sequence includes:
- the LOC123878612 gene encoding piggyBac transposable element-derived protein 4-like, translating into MADFDDDGFEITEDILTQLNDIEISLLNNSFQLSSEDEDDYQILPTKKKRRRIIQSDSEISEHEAVGPDTSGSTPSTNVWTEPKGNQRKIIPFTEISGVPLHVKLSMSNMSPVDFYSLFVTDDILQQIVNHTNCYAIAKITNMPEATPSARIRKWHPTNLTEMKQFFGLILFMGLVKLVKLADYWSKDKITGHPFSRTVMSRNRFELLLQMLHFSDNDDHNKEDRLHRVRQLIENLNANFKKNYTPTEDICIDESMVPFRGRIIFRQYNKQKRHKYGIKEFKLCTIPGYTYKVSIYAGKNDETNNTPTNVVMSLCGDLLNKGHTLYTDNWYTSVDLARQLIDQETHLVGTIRKNRRQLPKDVVTAKLRKGDFAAAESFDGITMMKWKDKRDVYVLSTKHSIQFHDINKRGKIVSKPKIVVDYNKVKGAVDLADQLAAYSTPLRKSLKWHKKLAINLLLNTTLVNAYILYQKVTNKKIPISNFRKSIVESFCMQTNIQEIQDERPKRLKHKLVKKEGKSSIVRRSCSQCYKNIVQSQGRKQAKNKVKKVQTFCDDCPNKPFLCLDCFNKAHRFA; encoded by the coding sequence ATGGCTGACTTTGACGATGATGGTTTTGAAATCACAGAGGACATTTTGACACAACTTAATGATATCGAAATATCATTGCTAAACAATAGTTTTCAACTGAGTTCGGAGGATGAAGATGACTATCAAATATTACCCACAAAAAAAAAGAGGCGTCGTATAATTCAATCAGATAGTGAGATCAGCGAACATGAGGCAGTTGGTCCAGATACTTCAGGAAGTACACCATCAACGAATGTTTGGACTGAACCAAAAGGTAATCAACGCAAGATTATTCCTTTCACCGAAATTTCGGGTGTTCCATTGCACGTCAAGTTATCAATGTCTAATATGTCACCCGTAGATTTTTATTCGCTGTTTGTAACCGACGATATACTTCAACAAATAGTGAATCACACTAATTGCTATGCTATAGCTAAAATAACGAATATGCCTGAAGCTACTCCCAGTGCACGTATTAGAAAGTGGCATCCTACAAACTTGACAGAAATGAAGCAATTTTTTGGCTTGATTTTATTTATGGGTTTGGTGAAGCTTGTCAAATTGGCGGATTATTGGTCAAAAGACAAAATAACCGGGCACCCGTTTTCGAGAACTGTGATGTCTCGCAACCGTTTTGAATTGCTTTTGCAAATGCTTCATTTTTCTGACAATGACGACCATAACAAAGAAGATCGGTTGCATCGAGTTCGCCAGCTAATCGAAAATCTAAAcgctaattttaaaaaaaattatacacctACTGAAGACATCTGTATCGATGAAAGCATGGTGCCATTCCGTGGAAGGATAATATTTCGtcaatataataaacaaaaacgtCATAAATATGGCATAAAGGAGTTTAAACTATGCACAATTCCGGGATATACCTATAAAGTAAGCATTTACGCAGGTAAAAATGACGAGACTAATAATACACCGACGAATGTTGTTATGTCTTTGTGCGGAGATTTGTTGAATAAAGGACATACTCTTTATACGGACAACtggtatacaagtgtagattTGGCACGACAGCTAATAGACCAAGAAACGCACCTGGTAGGCACCATTCGCAAAAATAGAAGACAGTTGCCTAAAGATGTTGTTACAGCTAAACTTAGAAAAGGCGACTTTGCTGCAGCCGAGAGCTTCGATGGAATAACTATGATGAAATGGAAGGACAAGCGTGACGTATATGTGCTATCCACGAAGCATTCAATACAATTTCACGATATCAATAAACGTGGCAAAATTGTTTCAAAGCCAAAAATTGTTGTAGACTATAATAAAGTGAAAGGGGCAGTTGATTTGGCTGATCAATTGGCTGCTTATtcaacacctttgagaaaatcgCTGAAGTGGCACAAGAAGCTTGCGATTAATTTATTGCTCAATACTACATTGGTAAACGCCTATATTTTGTATCaaaaagttacaaataaaaagattcCTATAAGTAACTTTAGAAAAAGTATTGTGGAATCTTTTTGTATGCAGACAAATATACAAGAAATTCAGGATGAAAGACCTAAGAGGTTGAAACACAAACTGGTGAAGAAAGAAGGAAAGAGTTCAATTGTTAGGAGATCTTGCTCTCAGTGTTATAAGAACATTGTACAGAGTCAAGGAAGAAAACAGGCTAAAAACAAAGTGAAAAAAGTGCAAACGTTTTGTGATGATTGTCCAAACAAACCATTTTTGTGTTTGGATTGCTTTAATAAAGCCCATCGTTTCGCTTAA